From a single Mangifera indica cultivar Alphonso chromosome 19, CATAS_Mindica_2.1, whole genome shotgun sequence genomic region:
- the LOC123203722 gene encoding probable protein phosphatase 2C 12 isoform X2 encodes MSGRNDHQTVTLSVLLKRELANEKIEKPDIVHGQAYQSKKEEDFTLLKNECQRAMGDGVTTFSVYGLFDGHNGTAAAIYTKENLLKNVLSAIPSQLNRDEWTAALPRAMVAGFVKTDKDFQVQARRSGTTVTLVIIEGWVITVASVGDSRCVLESAEGGIYYLSADHRLEFNEEERDRVTASGGEVGRLNAGGGAEIGPLRCWPGGLCLSRSIGDMDVGEFIVPVPYVKQVKLSTAGGRLVISSDGVWDNLSAEMALDCCRGMPAEAAAAQIVKEAVHAKGLRDDTTCIVVDILPQEKPAAPAAQPKKQVKGVLKSMFRRKYPESASTAEKEYVEPDVVEELFEEGSAMLSERFVLWRSSKLAKIVS; translated from the exons ATGTCGGGTAGGAACGATCATCAGACCGTCACTCTTTCGGTGCTGCTAAAGCGTGAACTGGCCAATGAGAAGATAGAGAAGCCAGATATTGTACATGGTCAGGCTTATCAAAGCAAGAAAGAAGAGGACTTTACGCTGCTTAAAAACGAGTGCCAAAGAGCAATGGGTGATGGAGTCACCACATTTTCTGTATATGGG CTATTTGATGGGCATAACGGAACTGCAGCTGCTATTTACACAAAGGAGAATCtattgaaaaatgttttaagtgcTATTCCTTCACAGCTTAATCGAGATGAATGGACAGCGGCACTTCCACGAGCCATGGTTGCAGGCTTTGTTAAAACAGATAAAGATTTTCAAGTGCAAG CACGGAGGTCGGGAACAACTGTCACCCTTGTAATAATAGAAGGATGGGTTATAACTGTTGCATCTGTTGGTGATTCCCGTTGTGTTCTTGAATCTGCTGAAGGTGGCATCTATTACCTCTCAGCAGATCATAGGCTTGAATTCAATGAAGAGGA GAGGGACCGTGTCACTGCTAGTGGGGGTGAAGTGGGTCGGCTCAATGCTGGTGGTGGTGCTGAG ATTGGTCCTTTGAGATGTTGGCCTGGAGGTTTATGTCTTTCACGATCTATTGGAGATATGGATGTTGGCGAGTTCATTGTTCCTGTTCCTTATGTAAAGCAAGTGAAG TTGTCTACTGCTGGCGGTAGACTTGTAATATCAAGTGATGGTGTTTGGGATAATTTATCAGCAGAAATGGCTCTTGATTGTTGTCGTGGGATGCCAGCAGAAGCTGCAGCTGCACAAATTGTCAAA GAAGCTGTACATGCAAAGGGACTTCGAGATGATACAACCTGCATTGTGGTTGATATATTACCGCAGGAGAAGCCAGCAGCTCCTGCGGCCCAACCAAAGAAGCAGGTAAAAGGAGTGCTTAAGTCAATGTTTCGCAGAAAATACCCTGAATCAGCTTCTACTGCAGAAAAAGAATATGTTGAGCCAGATGTGGTGGAGGAATTATTTGAGGAGGGATCTGCTATGCTTTCAGAAAGGTTTGTGCTGTGGAGATCATCAAAATTAGCTAAAATTGTTTCTTAG
- the LOC123203722 gene encoding probable protein phosphatase 2C 12 isoform X1 yields MSGRNDHQTVTLSVLLKRELANEKIEKPDIVHGQAYQSKKEEDFTLLKNECQRAMGDGVTTFSVYGLFDGHNGTAAAIYTKENLLKNVLSAIPSQLNRDEWTAALPRAMVAGFVKTDKDFQVQARRSGTTVTLVIIEGWVITVASVGDSRCVLESAEGGIYYLSADHRLEFNEEERDRVTASGGEVGRLNAGGGAEIGPLRCWPGGLCLSRSIGDMDVGEFIVPVPYVKQVKLSTAGGRLVISSDGVWDNLSAEMALDCCRGMPAEAAAAQIVKEAVHAKGLRDDTTCIVVDILPQEKPAAPAAQPKKQVKGVLKSMFRRKYPESASTAEKEYVEPDVVEELFEEGSAMLSERLDTKYPLCHMFKLFRCAVCQVVMKPEEGVSIHAGSSNLGKLRPWDGPFLCLSCQEKREAMEGKRPSGARYGSDSD; encoded by the exons ATGTCGGGTAGGAACGATCATCAGACCGTCACTCTTTCGGTGCTGCTAAAGCGTGAACTGGCCAATGAGAAGATAGAGAAGCCAGATATTGTACATGGTCAGGCTTATCAAAGCAAGAAAGAAGAGGACTTTACGCTGCTTAAAAACGAGTGCCAAAGAGCAATGGGTGATGGAGTCACCACATTTTCTGTATATGGG CTATTTGATGGGCATAACGGAACTGCAGCTGCTATTTACACAAAGGAGAATCtattgaaaaatgttttaagtgcTATTCCTTCACAGCTTAATCGAGATGAATGGACAGCGGCACTTCCACGAGCCATGGTTGCAGGCTTTGTTAAAACAGATAAAGATTTTCAAGTGCAAG CACGGAGGTCGGGAACAACTGTCACCCTTGTAATAATAGAAGGATGGGTTATAACTGTTGCATCTGTTGGTGATTCCCGTTGTGTTCTTGAATCTGCTGAAGGTGGCATCTATTACCTCTCAGCAGATCATAGGCTTGAATTCAATGAAGAGGA GAGGGACCGTGTCACTGCTAGTGGGGGTGAAGTGGGTCGGCTCAATGCTGGTGGTGGTGCTGAG ATTGGTCCTTTGAGATGTTGGCCTGGAGGTTTATGTCTTTCACGATCTATTGGAGATATGGATGTTGGCGAGTTCATTGTTCCTGTTCCTTATGTAAAGCAAGTGAAG TTGTCTACTGCTGGCGGTAGACTTGTAATATCAAGTGATGGTGTTTGGGATAATTTATCAGCAGAAATGGCTCTTGATTGTTGTCGTGGGATGCCAGCAGAAGCTGCAGCTGCACAAATTGTCAAA GAAGCTGTACATGCAAAGGGACTTCGAGATGATACAACCTGCATTGTGGTTGATATATTACCGCAGGAGAAGCCAGCAGCTCCTGCGGCCCAACCAAAGAAGCAGGTAAAAGGAGTGCTTAAGTCAATGTTTCGCAGAAAATACCCTGAATCAGCTTCTACTGCAGAAAAAGAATATGTTGAGCCAGATGTGGTGGAGGAATTATTTGAGGAGGGATCTGCTATGCTTTCAGAAAG GTTGGATACAAAATACCCTCTATGCCACATGTTTAAGTTGTTTAGGTGTGCAGTCTGTCAAGTGGTGATGAAACCTGAAGAGGGTGTTTCAATACATGCTGGTTCATCTAATTTAGGGAAGCTGCGTCCCTGGGATGGCCCTTTTCTTTGTTTAAGCTGCCAAGAGAAGAGAGAAGCTATGGAAGGAAAAAGACCATCAGGAG CAAGATATGGCAGTGACAGTGACTAG
- the LOC123203721 gene encoding BRI1 kinase inhibitor 1-like, whose amino-acid sequence MDTNQHQSIKEKAFDNKHEEAKQLIQEGLATKPSASPPSASSSPSHEFSFTISLHSSSAPIPDKTKTPPSIAIDLSPADDIFFHGHLLPLHLLSHLPVSPRSSTNSLDSFTLPIRDLIDDQKNDKSCSTNNSNRNCNNSINCSHQSSDKESKGRTKSSKPFSLFGFAKWRKGIYREGEDKEKQKKKMRFDVSNVLKRYARMVRPLLFFKGRRENLHFHSQPCSFSGNLSFRNKQELRGRREFSAPASIRTSPTNSGLLVATTTLPSSTSDSTMEELQAAIQAAIAHCKNSIAVEDKLKC is encoded by the coding sequence ATGGACACCAATCAGCATCAATCCATCAAGGAGAAAGCTTTTGACAACAAACATGAAGAAGCCAAGCAGCTAATACAAGAAGGCTTGGCAACAAAACCATCTGCTTCCCCACCTTCAGCTTCTTCATCTCCTTCTCATGAATTCTCCTTCACAATTTCTCTTCACTCTTCTTCTGCACCAATCCCTGATAAAACAAAAACCCCACCTTCAATTGCAATAGACTTGTCACCTGCAGATGACATTTTCTTTCATGGGCATTTGCTTCCTCTTCATCTCCTGTCTCATCTTCCTGTTTCTCCTCGCTCTTCCACCAACTCATTGGACAGCTTCACCCTCCCCATCAGAGACTTGATAGATGatcaaaaaaatgataaaagttgCAGCACAAACAACAGCAATAGAAACTGCAATAACAGCATCAACTGTAGTCATCAATCCAGTGATAAAGAGAGCAAAGGCAGAACCAAGTCCAGTAAGCCATTCTCATTATTCGGTTTCGCCAAATGGCGAAAGGGTATTTATAGAGAAGGAGAAGATAAggagaagcagaagaagaagatgagattTGACGTGAGTAATGTGCTAAAGAGGTATGCGAGGATGGTTAGGCCACTGTTATTTTTCAAAGGAAGGAGAGAAAATCTCCATTTCCACAGCCAGCCTTGTTCCTTTTCAGGTAATTTAAGTTTCAGAAATAAACAAGAGttgagaggaagaagagaattTTCGGCACCAGCATCTATCAGAACTTCTCCTACAAACAGTGGCCTACTTGTTGCAACAACTACTCTACCTTCTTCAACAAGTGACAGCACCATGGAAGAGTTACAAGCTGCAATTCAAGCTGCAATTGCTCATTGCAAAAACTCCATTGCTGTGGAAGACAAACTCAAATGTtaa